Below is a genomic region from Eulemur rufifrons isolate Redbay chromosome 24, OSU_ERuf_1, whole genome shotgun sequence.
agaataaaataaatatccctgAGTCCACATTGATATAATGAttgtataaataaaagaaaatgaagtagaaGGGACAAATCTTCCATCTAGAATtctaaataataaagaagaaatgagagaaatagaaaatcatcattAGAATGCCACAGTAATAATTGGTATAGGCAAGATCCGCTACGAATGCTCAAATTACTGGGTAAAAATTTAAGGAGAAACAGGACAAATGCATAGCCTCAAAGTATCTTCCCCACATTTATTAATGACtgtggtagttttaaaatatgacaacacattctttggtatttttctcTCCAGGAATTGGAGCTTATTTCTCATCcctttgagtgtgggctggatttAGCGATTTGCTTCTAACAGATAAAGAAAGGGGAAAACGGTATTATAACTGAAAAAActgcagacaccaccttaacgaAGTGATCAAGGTTAATGTCACCTCAGTGAGTAATCTTCCCAAGAGCCTAAAATCTCAGTCTATGAGAAAAGTATCAAAACCAAACGGAGGGACgctctacaaaatacctgaccagtactcaaaactgtcaaggtcatgaaaaacaaggactgagaaactgtcacagagtGGAGGAGATCAAGGAGACATGATGAATAAATGGAACATggtatcctggattggatcctggaacagaaaaagaacatgagTGGAAACATGggtgaaatacaaataaagcctGGAGTTTAACAGAATACtaatcaatgttaatttcttaattttgacaaatgtaccataattATGTAAGATGCTAACGTTAGGGGAAAGTGGGTATAAGTACATGGGAGTTTCTGTACTAGTTctgcaacttttctttaaatctaaaaaatctaaaattattaaataaaaaaagttcaaaacaattttttaaagtctctaCTGACTTGGCTACAAGTAGTCACCAGTAAGAGTTCTCAACTACCCTTTGTGTGACTCTTCCTTCAGCTGTCATCTGTAGTGCTCCCTACTCCAGCAAGTTCTTCCTGACAGCTTAGATGGGGCCAGGTGCTGGCTCTGGGCTCCTGTGGCCCCTCTGCCTgtgcctccctgtccccaccctgacTACCATCTACTGTTGGGGCTGGTTCCCCCGCTGGAATGTGAGCTCAGGGTGGAGGCTGTCTCAGTCATTGCCCTGTCTTTCTCAAGTTAGGAGTAATGCATGGCTCCCCATTACCCTGAGTGAGATGGAGCCACAGAAGGGTTCTGAGCAGGGGAAGAATGTGACTGATGCAGGTGCTCACAGCATCCCTCCGGCTGCATGTGAGGAAGActgggggggcgggcaggggtgAGAGCAGGAAGACCATTGAGGAGGCTGCCACAGTGCTCTAGGCAGGAGATGAGGGTGACagaagtggaggtggggagaagtggcCAGGCTCTGGGCATACTTTGAAGGATTCATATTTGCTGATAGATGTGGGTATAAGAcagagagaggagtcaaggaCAACTCCAGTGTTTTTGGCCTGAGGAATTACAAGGATGGAGGTTGCATTTACTGAGATAAACACGGCAGGAGTAGGTTTGGGAAAAGAGCTGGAGTTCAATTTGACCAAGATTACTCTGGGGATACCtctagatcagcagtccccagcctttttggcaccagggaccggttttatggaagacaattttttcactgATGAGGGTGAGAGGAGGAGGTGCTCAGACGATGATGCTGTGAGCAATGGGAAGCAGCTGTAAGTACAGACGAAGCTTTGCTTGCCTGTTCGCTCACTCGCCCACCTACCTGCTCAGCCACCCACCtgctgctgtgcggcccagttctgGTTCCTAAGTTCCGTGGTTTTCCACGGACTGAGGCAGGAgcggggagggagaggtggcccaggggcttggggactgcagccctagATAACCAAGAGGAGGAGTCTGGCAGGCAGGCAGTCAGTAGCTCAGAGGAGAGGTTCTGGGCTGGAAGTAGAAAGGTGCTATACAGGCCgggctggtggctcacgcctgtaatcctagcactctgggaggccgaggcgggccagactgtttgagctcaggagttcgagaccagtctgagcaagagcgagacccctgtctctactaaaaatagaaagaaattagccaaaacaactaacatatatagaaaatgttagctgggcatggtggcgcatgcctgaggcaggaggattgcttgaacccaagagtttgaggttgctgtgagctaggctgatgccatggcactcactttagcctgggcaacaaagcgagactctgtctcaaaaaaaaaaaaagaaagaaagaaagaaagaaatgtgctaTACACTTTCCATGCCTATCCCAAATTCTTTACAGGATCCAtgtgatctggcccctgcttATGACTCTAGGTTCATCTTGCACCTTGTGTATgtgtggtacacacacacacacaccctgagcCCTCTACTTCccagctatgtgatcttgggcaagttacttaaccttctcTGTCTTCAGTATCTTTATTTGCAAAAGGGGAGATCACAATAGTACCTACTTCCTAGGATTGttcattcaaaacattttttattgagcTCTATGTGCTGGAGTTATCTCTTCCCCATCCTTTTCTGCCTGTCCCTCCTACACAGCCTGTCAACTCAACCTGGACGTCTGTCCCCTCGCCCCCCTCCTGCCTTTCCTACCATGGCCCCTGCCCTGACCCATCCCCGACATCTCTTGCCTAGGAACCTGCCAGAGCTGTCACACTGGGCTCCTACACCCTAGTCTCTTTCCCGTCAATCTATTCCCACATCACAGCACATTGAGCCGTGCCCCTTTCCTCCTGGAAATCCTCCCTGCCCTCAGAATAAAGTTCAAGCTCGCTAAATGGCCAAAAATACTTCCACGATCTCATTCATTCACACAGAATTTTCAATGTGATCTGCACCAAAGCCAAATCACCTGCAGTTCGTATTCACACAACAGGCTGTTGTTTCTCATCGTTGCCTTTGCGCAAGCCATTTCCCCGCCCCGCCTCCAACATCCTCCCACCTTCAGGCCTCAGCTCAGGCAGCTGCTAGTCTTCCAGGAAGGTCTCCCCACCCGTGCCTCCTCTGGGGTCCCAACGCGTTCCACGCTGCCTCCATTAGTGAACATATACAGATCCGTAACGGGGTCCTTGCCTGTCTTTCCCACTGACCGGAACTTCCCGCGAGCCGGGCCAGACGCAGCGGCCAGTGATATCCCGAGTGATGGGCCTCTTTAAGGCCTCAGCGCCTACAACCGGCCCTGGAACTACGAGCGCTCAGCCAGCGCGCTCCCCTCGCACTGCGCAGGAACCCTCCTTCTGCTGGAGCTCAACACGCGCACAGTACGACCCAAACCACCCAATCAGGGCCCTCGTTCCCTCTACTGACAGGCTCAAATAACCGGGCCCTGCCTACCTCTCCCTGCCGATTGGCTGCCTGAAGACCCGCCCCCAAAACCTGTGAGCGAAAAGAATTCTGGCCTTTGTAGTTCCCCAAGGAAGGGTAAAAAAAACAAGCTTGCCCGAAAGACTCCATTTCCCAGGAAGCGCTGCGCCCAGCGGTGGGAGACTTTTTGAAACAGGCGGTTCTTGATTGGCCGGTTGGGAGACATAAGTTTCCAAACTGCCAAGGAAATAGGACCACTTACCTGGAACCCCGGGAATATCTTTTTGCCTCAGAATCTCAAAACGCTTTGCTCCGCGATGATTCCAAAGGGTGGGACCGAACATGTGTGGTGATAAAGTTTGTGCCCACTGCCTGCCTATTCTCCAGATTGCACCAGTAAGACCTGGTAATTGCACTTCGCCCCTCCCGGATGACTGCTTGGCATAAGCAGCCTCTCCTGTGCAGACTCTGGGGGAGCCGTGGCTTATTAGGACACATGCTTCCAGCAACAGGCCAGAGCTGGACCTTTAGCTTTCGGGATCTCAGTTTACCCTGGAAAAGGGATATGTGGGCTAAGATGCTATCCAGGATCTCTGTCTGGGACTCTGTAGCCCCAGATCTCCAGGAGTCCCACGCCTACACCAAGACATAACTTCTCCAGAAGGGACGGATCCACACACAAAGCTCTTCTGGCACCCCCTCCCCAAACACCCTTCCCCACCATGCCTCTGAGGGTCAGGTGAGGGGAGCCGAGGCCCTGCAAACGCTCAGACGGGCATGTGAGAAAGCTCTTTACTGGGGGGTACAGCGAGGAGGAGCAAGGCCATCTCCCcctacctgcccccaccccctcctagGGCCCTGGGGTGAGGGGGGGTCTCCCCTCTACCGGACCACCACTGTCTTTGgtacaataaatagaaaacaagggGGGGGAGAAAGGGGGCCAAGGGTCCAGTCCTTAGTGGGGAGGGTGCGGCCAAATCCCTCTCCTTgaccccctgccccaggccccaatCAGTGCAGGCCTCACCCACCCCAGCTGGGTAGCAGCAATTCCAGTCAAGGGGAGAGATGAGGATGGGAGCCCAGGGCCCCCAGATGGGGGGGTATGGCTTCAGGAGGGGCCCCAGGGATGGGGCAGGGTCATGAGCTGGCTGCCGTGCTCTGGGGTACACCACGGAGGCCCAGGCGAGGCCCCAGAGTGGCAGGGTCATCAGGGGGTGGGAGAGGTGGACGACCTCCTGTCATCCGAGTCCGGAGGGCTGAGGCAGCCGGGTGCTGGGGGGCAGGTGCTGGGTGAGGTGGGGAGCAGTCTGGAGGGCCGCCCACCAGGCTCACATCCATCAGCTCCGGGGGTGGTGGTGAAGTTGGTGATGGGGGACGGCCAAGGCATCGGGGTTGGGGGGGTAACTGAGCCCCTGTCCCCGGCAGTGACGAGGCAGAGGTAGGGGCTTGATGTGTCTTGTGGGGCACATCACCCCCTGCCCAGGGGCGCAGCGGCTGGGAGGGTAGGACCTAAAGGAGCAAAGGAGCAGTGGATGATGGAGACCCAGGTCCTGAAGCCCCAGGCaccccaccacccacctccaAAGCCCTCAAAGCCCCAATACCTGGGGGCTGTTCATCTCACAGTCAGTGATAGGGGGCCCAGGGCCCCCACAATATCGGTTGCTGTAGCGGTAGGTCCGGTTGTCACTGGAGGAGCCACTGGAGCCTCCTAAAAGCAccagggaagagaggagaagaggccACAGATGAGCGGAGGCAGTGGCTAGGTTTTGAAGTGGCTGAGTCTAGTTCACCGCCCAGGCCCAGGTTTGGACTTTGAGATCAGAGCCCATTTGAAGGATCAGGCCCAATTTTGAGATTTGGGGTCAGAGTTGAGTTTTGTGTGTTACTGTCGGAACAGTTTCAGGGGTCTGAGCCCAAGCTGTTTGAGAGATAATGTTAGGGACAGTCATCCCCTGTCAGTCCCATTCCACCCCATTTTGGCCTTCAGGATGAGGCCGTTTCAAAGCTCTAGTGTAAAGGCCCAGTGACAAGGTTCTCAGGCCAGGCCAAACCAGAGCAGCACCCACCCCTGTTAGACCCCAAAGGGGCACTGGGCACCCACCAGAGCTGGAGATGGAGCTGGCGGtgctggaggaggggcaggtgtCGAGGGGCGCGGGCGAGGTGGAGGCACTGCTGCCTGCCGGGCCCGTGTTGGTGGCCTCGTCGGCCGTGCGGCGGAAGAAGCCGTGCTGCAGAGCCCCCAGCGGGCTGATGCGGGCGGCGGGCTCATATTCCAGCATGCGCAGCACCAGGTCCTGGAAGCGGAGGTAGTCGGCGGGGCTGTGGCCCGGCTCCCCCGCCCGCCGGCCCCCGGGCCCGCCCGTCTGCACGCCCAGCACCTCCTGCAGCCGCCGTGTCCCGGGGCCCTGGTAAtcctggcagggagggggtgggagggggggcaagAGAGTGGCCGTCagtgggcaggaggggcagggagacacACAcggggaaacagaggcacaggagAGAGAGTAGAAGGAGAGAAGCTAAGAAGACTTGGGTGGGAAGGAGAGATGGGGttggcaggggaggaaggaaaggacaaacaagggggagaggaaggatgGGAAAGACGCAAGGGAGAagcagcagggagagggggagCCCCAAGTGTGAGAGAGTGAGGGGCCAccagggatgggaggagtggCGCGGGGCAGGGGCCGCACCTTCCTGAGTTCCTTTGTCCTTCGTAGGGTCCAGCCACCCCCAGGCAGCCGTTCAAAGTACTTGCGAGCCTTAGGCGCCTGGTCCAGCATGGGGGCCGGTGGGATGCCCAGCACCTCCACGATGCGGTTCATCTGGTCCACCTGCAAGCAGGCAGTGGTCAGGTCACCAGGCCAGCCAGGCTCCACCCCCTCCACTTCACCCCTTCCTGAGGAGCGTACCTCATTGGAGCCACTGAAGAGAGGCTCTCCGGTGTGCATCTCCACAAGGATGCAGCCCAGGGACCACATGTCAATGGCTAGGTCATAGGGTGTGCCCAGGAGCACCTCGGGCGAGCGGTAGAAGCGGCTCTGGATATACTGGTAGATCTGCAAGAAAGGTAATAATCaggggcctcagcctccccaactGGTCCCACCGACACCGCCAAAGCTAAGAGGACCTAACTGAGAACAAGCCTTCTGCTCCCAAACTGGGGATAGAGGCTCCGAATCCTGCCGCTATTAGCCCCACTTTCCCAGGAACCACTGCTGCCACCTTGTTCATCTGCCCAGGAGTCTGCTGGCCTAGTCTGACCCTGATCTCCAtccccagccctgaccccagGCCCCTCTTGGTCACCAGGCAGATGTCTGCAGTCTACAAGCCTCTATGCCATAATCACTTTAAGTGCCGGCTCATAGAAACAGCAAAGTTGAAgcccccccacctccatccccagcTTTAAGAGCACAAGGTAAACAAAACTTAGTGAAGCAGCATCCCAGGCTCAAACCCAGCCCAACTTCACCCTGCCCATATCTGGCAGCTTCAAAACTGGCCCCGACCCCTCAGGCTTCACCCCTCGCCTTTCTAGCGGGTAGTATACCCTGTGGGCCACTCCTCTACCCTTGCTTGTGTGTCACCCACTGGCCCCACCCTCCAGGGCCATCCAGCCGACATCCCCATCCCAAGCACCACTCAGGTTGCTCCGGATAATCTCACTACAGTCAAGCCCCGCCCCTACCCTGGTCACACCCACACCGCTAGTgctggctccccacccccaagccgCACCCGCTGGCCAAGCTGGCAGGAGCTGCCAAAGTCCACGATCTTGATGGCGCTGCGCTTGGGGTTGCAGAGCAGGATGTTCTCAGGCTTCAGGTCGCAATGGATGATGCTGAGCTCGGGCGTGGCCAGGAAGAGAAGTGCGGTGCAGAGCTGCTGCGCCAGCTTCCGGGTCAGGTTCAGCGAGACGCCACGGAAGTGTGTGTTGCGCAGGAGGTCGTACAGGTTGTAGGACAGCAGCTCAAACACCAGGCACAGGTGGTTCCGGAACATGAAGTGCCGCTTCAGGTGCACTGTGGGGGAGAGGCCAGAAATGGGCCAATAGAGAAGAAACTGAGACGTGGAGAGGGCTGACGGTGGCCTGGGGTCACAAAGTAGAAAGTGCCTCCATTTCCTGAGCACTGGCCAGATTGTGGTGTGCCCATGAGTACCACCTGCTAGTTGCAATGTTTTTATATGGTATATAACTTGATTCACACAGGAAGTTAACTTTCTTTTCAAGTCTCTGATTAAATCAGTTTCCATTAGATGCTGATATGTACAGCATACATTGTACACGTTCGTATTTACTTTTATAACACTGTTTTCATctcagttatatttatttttgtggcaaGGGATACTGGATTTCCATTTACGGTAGGGatgtaaattttccttttaaaagaaacagagttttaaaatacGCTTGCTTTTTCTAAGAGGAATCagcatgagagagaaaaaaaactggCATAGATGTTAAGAGCAGCGCACAGCTTTGTCAAATTACAGCTCAGCTGAGTACAAACTCTGTCACCTCATGCAAGTGACAGCACCTGAATGCCTAGGTTTCTTATCTCCAAGATGTGGACAATAATGCCCCTTCCCTCACAGGGCTGTGGTGAGTGAATTTATGTAAAGTACTTACAACAGAGCCTGGCCCTTTAGTGAGCACTCAGTGAACTCTGACCATCATTATCAAGTGCACAGGGAAAACATCACGAAAGCAGCAGGAGAATCACAGACCAGACACCAGCCcccttgtgtgtgtgtaggcaggggcagcaggaggAGAGCGACCCATCCCCACCAGCTCCAGTTCTTGCTATTCCAGACACCCACAGCCCTGCAGTCCCAGGCCTCACCTATGTAGTACTTCATCTCTGTGTCATGCTGGTTCATCAGCTCCAGCAGCCGCAGCTCAATCTGGGCCTGGTTCAGGAAGGCCTTTTTGTTCTTGATGATCTTGATGGCCACCAGCTCCTGGGTCTGATGGTCATAGGCTTTCACCACCTGTCCAGGCAGGGCACATCACAaagtgggcagggggtgggggagcaggggagagaggcaggacaGAGCCAGGTACCATTCTTCTCCCTCCAGCAAAGGAGACCCACCAATAACACTATTAATACTACTAATAATTCATAGTTGAGTGCTCACTATCAGTCAGGCACTGGTGTAGACACTGGACATAAAATAACACAACTGCCTTATATGTGGAGTCTTGTTATTTGAACCACTTTACAGAAATAGACTGAGGCATAAGGAAACTAAGTGAGTGGCTGGGGTGAGTGGCCCAGCACAAGACTTGAAGCCACTGAAACACTGGGTGCATGGGTCAATGTTAGTGGGTGCCTGGGCCCCTAGTCCCtggatgagggtggggagggtgtcCCACACCTGGCCGAAGGAGCCCTTGCCAATGAGCGAGTCAATTTCATAGCGCTCTAGCCAGCGCTCGCCACTGCGCACGATGTAGTCATGGTTGTCGTCATCATAACCATGGTTCAGgaccttcttctccttcttggtGCTCGAGTCCTGGGGTGGCGCCTGCTGGGCCCGCCGCTTCTTCTTCGCATAGTATACCTGCCCAGCCGGCCAGATGAGGACTGGTGAGTGGCCCACGTCAGCAGCCAAGGCCTCTCAGCACCTAGCTGGGAGCCCCTACCCCTGCCCACCTCATTGATGTGCTTGTAGGTCTTGATGAGGTCCACAGAGAGCTTGCGCAGCGGGGCTGAGGTTGCATCCCGGAAGGCCAGGGGCAGCCTCCGTGGCAGTAGCCGCACATCAGGCAATACCTGCggggcagggtgaggggtgggcaCTGACACAAGTCTTCACCTCCAACCTCAGGAAGGAGAACTGTATGGGCTGCATCATTaccacacacatatttatttggtCACTGTCTGACTCctccactagaatataaactccccAAGGGCAGAGACTTTGTCATGTTCTTGTTGTATCTCTAGTGCTTTGAGCAGAGCCTGGCTGTTGATCAGAGATTTGTCATGTGAATGAGTGAACTATATATCCTTGACCTTTCACCCAGACTCTTAGTCAGCTTTTTCATCCCACAACTTTCctcctttctgaacctcagtgaGAGAGATCATGTGAAAAACCTGGGCTCTGTCCCTCCCAATCCTTCAGTCTGGGACCATCCATTCTGGGCATCCCACCTCTGAAGTCCCCCCAACTCGATCTACCCTCATTCCTTGGGGCTTTCCCAACCCTCACCCTCAACTCTGAGAATCTCTGCCCAGTTCTTTCACCCCGAAGCTCTTGGATCTGGATCCAGCACCCTGGAGGGGTATTTACTGTGTGCTAGGTATTGTTCTCAGCATTTTACTTGCAGTTCATTAACTCACGtaagcctcacaacaaccctgtgaggtaggcatcACTATTGGCTCCATTTTATAGAATAGAAAACTGAAGTATGGAGAACCTAAGTAATTTAACTACCAtgtcaggatttgaacacaggcttTCCAAACGTTGACTCTGCCTGCAACTCCTCTATTATCTTCTACTCCCATGGGGCCCACCATGACCCCAGAAGACTACCCTGGCGACCATACTATCTTTTGGTCCTGAGACCCTTCTATCCCCAGCCACCCCTTACCCCCAGGTGAGGAGCTAGCTGAACGCATACCTGCGTGTGCTCTTGGGGCCCTGGGAAGCCAGAGAAGGGACCATGGCCCGGTGGGACGGCCATGGTGGGCTCAGAGGGCCGCAGGGGAGTGAGGCCTGGAGCGGGAGCCCGGCCGGGGGGCGCCTTCTCGCATCCTGCACCTCGGCTGCCACCGCCGCTGAGACCTGAGAGCAGGCGGGAGGCAAGAAAACAACATGGAACAAAGGGATACGTGGGACAGTGCCAGGCAGGGAAGAGGTGGGCATGAGAAAGAAGGCAGGGCACAGTGGGAGGAGAAAAAGGGTCCAACACAGCAACAGGTAGCAATGAAGAGAGGGGGCAGAGAGAAGTGGCagatgggtgggggcagggggtggcacAGCAGAGTCCCTCAACAAATGATGATCAAACAAATGAATGAGGCAGCAcaaagaaaacatgtaaaagGGAGTGATTGGGGTccaggtgggggttgggggagttGATATAGGACATGACAGGAAAGGAGAACAGAAAGACACCAATAATtggggggaagaaaagagaaaaagatagaaaccACAGATGGTATAGAGAGAAGGATTCAttcttttcctctcatttctaTTGTGGCCCTCCCCAGGACCCCTCACTCAAGATCCCACCCTTCTGTAGCCTTCCTTGAACATTGAGATCTCAGCCCATACCACAGCACGGTCCCTCCACTTCAAGATCTACCCTTCTCAGTAGATTCCCCCAATCCAGAGACCTCTAGGATCCCTCAAACCACATGAGTCCTCTGGGACTCCCCCCAAACCACAGCAGAGTCCTCTGCAGGCCCCTAAAACCACATCATAGTCCTCAGGAACCTCTTGACCATACCATGATTATCTGAGAAACCTTATACAACAGAGTCCTATCTCTATGGCATTCTCACCCACCAGGTCACACCCTTCCCAGAGGACTCTCTCCATATCATGCCAAGACCTCTTCCCTGTATCAGGTTCCCCCACATCGAGGTAGTCTCTCTATACCATCTTCCAGCTTTCCCCCGACCCCAGTCACATCAGGGCTCTTCTTGCTATAACTTCAAGACCTCCTCCCAATCAAGGCCCACTCCTCCGGAGGGGAGCAAGGGAGAGGTGCCTCTTCCCACAGTTTAAAGAGATCGTCCTTTTCTCCCCTACAACACATCCTTGccccactacacacacaccccaatatTCCTAGCAGAGCCCCTTCTCCAGTCACACCTCTACACTAGGATCATTCCACAACTGTGCCCGTTCCTAGAAGGCCCCCATAGCCAAATCCCCAAATATCACAGAGTTGTCTCTTCCCAGAGTGTCCGGCACAACAAAACCCTCTCCCCACAGGCTTTCCCCGATGTCAGATCTCTTTCTCCTATCCCATGCCTTGCCACTCCAGGACCTCTCTACTCTTGGAGCTTCCCCCCAAATCAACCTCTTTCCCGGGGCCCTCCCACACCAGGACGTctttcccagcccccaccccataCCCGGGTCAGGGCTGGCGCGGAGCCCACGGGGGGCTGGGGCGCGGTGGGGCCCCCAGTGGGGTGGGCGAGCAGCCAGCATGGCGGCGGTGGCAGCGCTGGGGAAGCGGCCGCCAGTCCCTGGCCCGGCCGGCCCAGCAAGCCCCGCGGCGGGGCAAGGCAAGCGGGACAGGCCGCCCGGTGGGTGACAACAGCAGCCGCCGAAGGCGGGGAGAGGAgggacggggagggggggggacgAGGGTCAGCCCAGGGCACGCggggggaaggggagagcagGTGGACGGGGGAGGGGCAGGTTAACCCTCGCCCCACCGGCCCCGCCTAGCGCGGCCACCCGCCCCTGGGGACCCCGGcgtcccgccccccacccaggaGGCCCGCCCGGGCAGGCGGACTCCGGGCAGGCGGGGCCCGACTGAGTTTGGCAATCCGCACCTGCCATGGCAACAACCGTGCCATTGGTTGCTGCTGCCAAGAGCTCAACCAATCACAGCCTAGGGCAGCTGTTGCTAAGCGACGACGATGCGGCCGGCGGAGCCGAGCCCAAACAAAGGGCGGGAGTGGGGCCCGGCtaccccctcccaacctccctccAAAGACGGCTCCCTCGGGCTCGGCCCCTTCCAGGAATCCGACTATGAATAGCCAGGCACGGCCGCACCTGCCCACCgcccccctcctctcttccttcggCTGTGCTAAGTCTCGTGGCGACGCGGGCAGGGCGGATCCcgtcctgcccccagcccagcgaGCGCGTGCCGCCCCGCCCGTCCCCGCGTTGTTACCTGAGGGCGCGGGCAAGGGCACTCAAATTGCTCGGGGAGCCCGAGCTCAGACCTGCCCACTGGCTGAGAGTATCCGGCGGACACGGCAAGCCAGGGCCCCGATTACCCAGTAATGCAACCAGCAAAATGGCGACCACAACAAAccagcccccccccccggctccgccccccactcctcccaccccctcctctcaCGTGGCCCATGGTAACACTCCGAGCCTGCGCGCTGAGGCCGCTTACCGGCACACATGCGCAGTAGGCTACCAATCGCTCCCAAGCGCCGGAATACCAGTTGCGGCTGCGCATGAGGCAGCTAAGCATGGAGCATGCGCTGTATGACCGGATAagacccccgccccgcccccaccactTCTAAATGTAGACCAAGGGCGCATGCGCTCTGTTGTCAACAGCGGTCAAATAGCAATGAGCAGCACACAGGTGAGACGGATGAGTCTTTTAATAGAAAAACACACGTGCAACAGTATCAACACACATCTCTCGAAATCCAGACAGCACTGGGCTTCAGTTCTTCACCTTGGGGGGTGGCCTGTGAGAGGAAGATAGGAGTGAGGGGGGTCCCCAGGACTGTGGCACTCTGGGTGCAAGAGACAGAGATCTTCATCTTGATGGATTACTGGCCCCCCTGCTCACCTGTACACACCCACGACCACGGCATGGTCTCTTTCGTATGGCTCTAGGGTCAGCTGCTCCTGGGGCTTCATGTTCTCCTGTTGCATCTTTTTCACTTCTGAAGCAAATACCGCCTCGGCTGAGGCTGTGGAGTCAATGCAGTTGGCCTACGGAGGAGAGAAAGGATTTGAAGTCTGCAGTAGGGCTTTGGgctgttttcccttttttatgcTCTTTAAACCAGAAGTACGTTTTCATTGGAAATGCATGTGAAAttcagtgctatggtttgaatgtgtccctcaaagtGCATGTATTATAAACtcaatccccaatgcaacaatgtTGACACATGGGATCTTTAAGAGGTGGTTACAtcatggattaatgccattatcgtGGGAGTGAGTACCCACTAAAAAGGATTAATTATGCCCTCTTTCTTGCTCTTGCCCTCTCTTAGgcatgctctcttgcccttcccccttctcccatAGGACCATGTAAGAAGGCGGCTCTCATGAGATGTGGactcttgatcttggacttcccagccttcagaactgtgagccaaataaatttattataaagtatCCAGTTGGCAGTGTCCTGTCATAGCAGCATAAAACTGACTAAGACACTCGGGTTTTGGAAATGTGGTGAAAGTACTTAATTTGGTTTGGATTTGGAGCAGGAAGCCACAAACAGAGTCCTCTTCATCTAAAAGCTAGTGTTTACATTTTACACCCaggaattatttgcttttttctccttcttctttaataatagtaataatgcagctgagaataataaaacaaatgtagGAAAA
It encodes:
- the DYRK1B gene encoding dual specificity tyrosine-phosphorylation-regulated kinase 1B isoform X3; its protein translation is MAVPPGHGPFSGFPGPQEHTQVLPDVRLLPRRLPLAFRDATSAPLRKLSVDLIKTYKHINEVYYAKKKRRAQQAPPQDSSTKKEKKVLNHGYDDDNHDYIVRSGERWLERYEIDSLIGKGSFGQVVKAYDHQTQELVAIKIIKNKKAFLNQAQIELRLLELMNQHDTEMKYYIVHLKRHFMFRNHLCLVFELLSYNLYDLLRNTHFRGVSLNLTRKLAQQLCTALLFLATPELSIIHCDLKPENILLCNPKRSAIKIVDFGSSCQLGQRIYQYIQSRFYRSPEVLLGTPYDLAIDMWSLGCILVEMHTGEPLFSGSNEVDQMNRIVEVLGIPPAPMLDQAPKARKYFERLPGGGWTLRRTKELRKDLVLRMLEYEPAARISPLGALQHGFFRRTADEATNTGPAGSSASTSPAPLDTCPSSSTASSISSSGGSSGSSSDNRTYRYSNRYCGGPGPPITDCEMNSPQVLPSQPLRPWAGGDVPHKTHQAPTSASSLPGTGAQLPPQPRCLGRPPSPTSPPPPELMDVSLVGGPPDCSPPHPAPAPQHPAASALRTRMTGGRPPLPPPDDPATLGPRLGLRGVPQSTAASS
- the DYRK1B gene encoding dual specificity tyrosine-phosphorylation-regulated kinase 1B isoform X2: MAVPPGHGPFSGFPGPQEHTQVLPDVRLLPRRLPLAFRDATSAPLRKLSVDLIKTYKHINEVYYAKKKRRAQQAPPQDSSTKKEKKVLNHGYDDDNHDYIVRSGERWLERYEIDSLIGKGSFGQVVKAYDHQTQELVAIKIIKNKKAFLNQAQIELRLLELMNQHDTEMKYYIVHLKRHFMFRNHLCLVFELLSYNLYDLLRNTHFRGVSLNLTRKLAQQLCTALLFLATPELSIIHCDLKPENILLCNPKRSAIKIVDFGSSCQLGQRIYQYIQSRFYRSPEVLLGTPYDLAIDMWSLGCILVEMHTGEPLFSGSNEVDQMNRIVEVLGIPPAPMLDQAPKARKYFERLPGGGWTLRRTKELRKDYQGPGTRRLQEDLVLRMLEYEPAARISPLGALQHGFFRRTADEATNTGPAGSSASTSPAPLDTCPSSSTASSISSSGGSSGSSSDNRTYRYSNRYCGGPGPPITDCEMNSPQVLPSQPLRPWAGGDVPHKTHQAPTSASSLPGTGAQLPPQPRCLGRPPSPTSPPPPELMDVSLVGGPPDCSPPHPAPAPQHPAASALRTRMTGGRPPLPPPDDPATLGPRLGLRGVPQSTAASS
- the DYRK1B gene encoding dual specificity tyrosine-phosphorylation-regulated kinase 1B isoform X1, with amino-acid sequence MAVPPGHGPFSGFPGPQEHTQVLPDVRLLPRRLPLAFRDATSAPLRKLSVDLIKTYKHINEVYYAKKKRRAQQAPPQDSSTKKEKKVLNHGYDDDNHDYIVRSGERWLERYEIDSLIGKGSFGQVVKAYDHQTQELVAIKIIKNKKAFLNQAQIELRLLELMNQHDTEMKYYIVHLKRHFMFRNHLCLVFELLSYNLYDLLRNTHFRGVSLNLTRKLAQQLCTALLFLATPELSIIHCDLKPENILLCNPKRSAIKIVDFGSSCQLGQRIYQYIQSRFYRSPEVLLGTPYDLAIDMWSLGCILVEMHTGEPLFSGSNEVDQMNRIVEVLGIPPAPMLDQAPKARKYFERLPGGGWTLRRTKELRKDYQGPGTRRLQEVLGVQTGGPGGRRAGEPGHSPADYLRFQDLVLRMLEYEPAARISPLGALQHGFFRRTADEATNTGPAGSSASTSPAPLDTCPSSSTASSISSSGGSSGSSSDNRTYRYSNRYCGGPGPPITDCEMNSPQVLPSQPLRPWAGGDVPHKTHQAPTSASSLPGTGAQLPPQPRCLGRPPSPTSPPPPELMDVSLVGGPPDCSPPHPAPAPQHPAASALRTRMTGGRPPLPPPDDPATLGPRLGLRGVPQSTAASS